The following are from one region of the Mycolicibacterium helvum genome:
- a CDS encoding GNAT family N-acetyltransferase — MSRFVDPVTLRGAQWVSLEPLSDAHVHEITAAAADVGELWFTSAPSPENAADWVSRMAAMQAGDEGVTYVVRRRSDGAVVGSSSLFHVDAANRRLEIGHTWYTASARRTGINTETKLVLLTHAFDQLGCVAVEFRTHFFNQVSRAAIERLGAKLDGVLRSHQLLADGSRRDTVVYSILDIEWPAVRNNLTFRLSRHG, encoded by the coding sequence ATGAGTCGGTTCGTCGATCCGGTCACTTTGCGCGGCGCGCAATGGGTTTCGCTTGAGCCGTTGAGTGACGCCCATGTTCACGAGATCACCGCGGCCGCAGCCGATGTCGGGGAGCTGTGGTTCACCAGCGCCCCGTCACCGGAGAACGCCGCGGACTGGGTGAGCAGGATGGCCGCGATGCAGGCCGGCGACGAAGGCGTGACCTACGTGGTCCGGCGACGCAGCGACGGTGCGGTGGTCGGCTCGTCGAGCCTGTTTCATGTCGACGCCGCCAACCGGCGACTCGAGATCGGTCACACCTGGTATACCGCGTCGGCCCGCCGCACCGGGATCAACACCGAGACCAAACTGGTGCTGCTCACCCACGCGTTCGACCAACTCGGTTGCGTCGCTGTGGAGTTCCGCACGCACTTCTTCAACCAGGTCAGCAGAGCCGCCATCGAACGACTCGGCGCCAAACTGGACGGAGTGCTGCGCAGCCACCAGCTGCTGGCCGACGGATCCCGTCGCGACACCGTGGTCTACTCCATCCTGGACATCGAATGGCCCGCGGTTCGCAACAACCTGACGTTCAGGCTCAGCCGCCACGGCTGA
- a CDS encoding Hsp20/alpha crystallin family protein — protein sequence MLRFDPFNELDAMTRGLLNSQTGTDRSPRFMPMDLYKVDDHYVLTADLPGVDPGSVDVNVDNGTLTLTAHRSARSEDSVQWLTSERFFGTYRRQLALGEGIDTAKISATYENGVLTVTIPLAERAKPRRIEVIRSGGGTPIEPTTVDAG from the coding sequence GTGCTGCGCTTCGATCCGTTCAATGAACTTGACGCAATGACCCGGGGACTGTTGAACAGCCAGACCGGAACTGATCGCAGCCCCAGATTCATGCCGATGGACCTCTACAAGGTCGACGATCACTACGTGCTGACCGCAGACCTGCCCGGTGTGGATCCCGGTTCGGTCGATGTGAATGTCGACAACGGAACACTGACGCTGACCGCACATCGCTCCGCGCGTTCGGAGGACTCGGTGCAGTGGTTGACGAGTGAGAGATTCTTCGGCACCTACCGTCGCCAGTTGGCACTCGGCGAAGGTATCGACACCGCGAAGATCTCAGCGACCTACGAGAACGGTGTGCTGACGGTGACGATCCCGTTGGCCGAGCGGGCCAAGCCACGCCGCATCGAGGTCATCCGTTCTGGTGGCGGCACGCCAATAGAGCCGACGACCGTCGACGCGGGCTGA
- a CDS encoding LpqN/LpqT family lipoprotein — protein sequence MTGQVSAVLVAALVVATAGCSDDAKPAAAVKCDEVSVPLIDIPTRTDQEPRLRLPQPQGWERTTKLDSETIRFALRNEGLTDQGFTPNAVVTLQKVSSDLGKPQQILDAQDKQLVAKLKVKDLKSTPTQVCGSVAESTTYTAPAMGKIPARNAASLAVVYQAGDVNYVTTVTVQTIKPDNPTYIADSAAILKGFQILPPK from the coding sequence GTGACGGGACAAGTGTCGGCCGTGCTGGTGGCCGCACTGGTGGTGGCGACCGCAGGCTGTTCGGACGACGCGAAGCCGGCTGCCGCCGTCAAGTGCGACGAGGTGTCGGTGCCGCTGATCGACATCCCCACCCGAACCGATCAGGAACCGCGGCTGCGGCTACCGCAACCGCAGGGCTGGGAGCGCACCACCAAGCTGGACTCCGAGACCATCCGATTCGCGCTGCGTAACGAGGGGCTCACTGATCAGGGGTTTACCCCCAATGCCGTGGTCACCCTGCAGAAGGTGAGTTCCGACCTGGGCAAGCCGCAACAGATACTCGACGCTCAGGACAAGCAGCTGGTCGCGAAGCTGAAGGTCAAGGATCTGAAATCCACGCCGACGCAGGTCTGCGGATCGGTGGCGGAATCGACCACCTACACCGCTCCCGCGATGGGCAAGATCCCGGCGCGCAACGCAGCTTCGCTGGCCGTGGTCTACCAGGCCGGTGACGTCAATTACGTGACCACCGTGACGGTGCAGACGATCAAACCTGACAATCCGACGTACATCGCGGATTCCGCGGCGATCCTCAAGGGATTCCAGATCCTGCCGCCGAAATAG
- a CDS encoding winged helix-turn-helix transcriptional regulator has translation MTDTVAAETPTVLAPEDPNAIGRMLGLLGDEWNLLIVQHALLGASRYSQFMSALPISNSVLTSRLRTLVRDGLLTRTVHASTRARTEYLITGRSRSLWPALLSIWEWERNWVTGHHKTLPAMRHLACGSHFAPQLRCNTCRGVVTGSEVAMSLGPSGTWSRSAPAASTRRRSESDTATRHAGLFPETMSILGNRWAAALLVAAFLGTTRFTDFQTQLGAPPSLLAERLQTFCQIGVLTTSPTERSGPERAAYLLTEKGRAFFPVLTATLQWAQWWYQAPEGPAVVMTHHDCGSDFTGELACDRCAQRLSGEQVHTVAISAAGSGIP, from the coding sequence GTGACCGATACCGTTGCCGCCGAGACGCCCACCGTCTTGGCACCCGAGGACCCCAATGCCATCGGGAGGATGCTGGGTCTCCTCGGTGACGAGTGGAACCTGCTGATCGTCCAACACGCGCTGCTCGGAGCCAGCCGCTACAGCCAGTTCATGTCCGCGCTGCCGATCTCGAATTCGGTACTGACCAGCCGACTTCGGACCCTGGTCCGCGATGGCCTGCTGACCCGCACTGTGCATGCCTCCACCCGGGCGCGCACCGAATACCTGATCACCGGCCGCAGCCGGTCGCTGTGGCCGGCGTTGCTGTCCATCTGGGAGTGGGAGCGCAATTGGGTGACCGGGCATCACAAAACGCTGCCCGCCATGCGTCATCTGGCGTGCGGATCCCACTTCGCACCCCAATTGCGATGCAACACCTGCCGTGGTGTGGTCACCGGCTCGGAAGTGGCAATGAGCCTTGGCCCCAGCGGAACATGGAGCCGGTCGGCGCCAGCCGCGTCGACGCGTCGCCGGTCGGAGTCCGATACCGCCACCCGCCACGCCGGGTTGTTCCCGGAAACCATGAGCATCCTCGGAAATCGTTGGGCCGCAGCGCTGCTGGTGGCCGCGTTTTTGGGCACCACCCGCTTCACCGATTTTCAGACTCAGCTCGGCGCCCCGCCCAGCCTGCTGGCCGAACGGCTGCAGACCTTCTGCCAGATCGGCGTGCTCACCACCTCACCGACGGAGCGCTCGGGCCCGGAGCGGGCGGCGTACCTGCTGACCGAGAAGGGCCGGGCATTCTTCCCGGTGCTGACCGCCACGCTGCAATGGGCGCAGTGGTGGTATCAGGCGCCCGAAGGCCCTGCAGTGGTGATGACCCACCACGATTGCGGTTCCGACTTCACCGGGGAACTGGCCTGTGACCGATGCGCCCAGCGCCTCAGCGGCGAGCAGGTCCACACCGTCGCTATTTCGGCGGCAGGATCTGGAATCCCTTGA
- a CDS encoding carotenoid oxygenase family protein, with translation MNTEIVGKFLSTLPEDDDHPYRTGPWRPQNTEWRADDLTVVDGEIPTDLDGVYLRNTENPLHPALKAYHPFDGDGMLHIVGFRDGTTFYRNRFIRTDGFEAENAAAGPLWPGLAEPLPLAKVDYGWGARTLMKDASSTDVVVHRGTALTSFYQCGDLYRVDPYSAQTLGKETFNGGFPRDWGVSAHPKVDDRTGEMLFFNYSKSAPYMHYGVVDANNDLVHYTDVPLPGPRLPHDMAFTRNYVILNDFPLFWDPELLERDLHVARFHRDIPSRFAVLPRRGGTGQIQWFEADPTYVLHFTNAYEDGDEIVLDGFFQGDPEPSDNGTGTKWQRAFRFLALDRMQARLHRWRLNMRTGGLTEEPLSDSITEFGMINSGHTGEPYRYAYAASGKPGWFLFDGLVRHDLHTGTEMRYGFGDGVYGSETAMAPRVGSRAEDDGYLVTLTTDMTADASYCLVFDAARIPDGPVCKLQLPERISSGTHSTWVAGDALRQWHTSDSAAEAIGL, from the coding sequence ATGAACACTGAGATCGTCGGCAAATTCCTGTCCACCCTTCCCGAGGACGACGACCACCCGTACCGCACCGGGCCATGGCGACCGCAGAACACCGAGTGGCGCGCCGACGATCTGACCGTCGTCGACGGCGAGATCCCCACCGATCTCGACGGTGTCTATCTGCGCAACACCGAGAACCCGTTGCATCCGGCACTGAAGGCCTATCACCCCTTCGACGGTGACGGCATGCTCCATATCGTCGGCTTCCGCGACGGCACCACCTTCTACCGCAACCGCTTTATCCGAACCGATGGCTTCGAAGCCGAGAACGCCGCCGCGGGTCCGCTCTGGCCGGGGCTGGCCGAGCCGCTACCGCTGGCGAAGGTCGACTACGGCTGGGGTGCGCGCACCCTGATGAAGGACGCCTCCAGCACCGATGTCGTGGTGCACCGCGGCACCGCACTGACGAGCTTCTACCAGTGCGGCGATCTCTACCGCGTCGACCCGTATTCCGCGCAGACGCTGGGCAAGGAAACCTTCAATGGCGGCTTCCCCCGCGACTGGGGTGTCTCGGCGCATCCGAAGGTGGACGACCGCACCGGCGAGATGCTGTTCTTCAACTACTCCAAGTCCGCGCCCTACATGCACTACGGGGTGGTGGACGCCAACAACGACCTGGTGCACTACACCGACGTTCCACTGCCAGGCCCGCGGCTCCCGCACGACATGGCGTTCACCCGAAACTACGTGATCCTCAACGACTTTCCACTGTTCTGGGACCCCGAACTGCTAGAGCGCGACTTGCACGTCGCCCGTTTCCACCGTGACATTCCGTCGCGGTTCGCGGTACTCCCCCGCCGCGGCGGTACGGGCCAGATCCAATGGTTCGAGGCCGACCCCACCTACGTGCTGCACTTCACCAACGCCTACGAGGACGGCGACGAGATCGTGCTGGACGGCTTCTTCCAGGGTGACCCCGAACCCAGCGACAACGGCACCGGCACCAAGTGGCAGCGGGCGTTCCGGTTCCTCGCGCTGGACCGGATGCAGGCCCGGCTGCACCGCTGGCGGCTCAACATGCGCACCGGCGGGCTCACCGAAGAACCGTTGTCCGACAGCATCACCGAGTTCGGCATGATCAACTCCGGGCATACCGGCGAGCCGTATCGCTATGCCTATGCGGCCAGCGGGAAGCCGGGCTGGTTCCTGTTCGACGGACTGGTGCGCCACGACCTGCACACCGGCACCGAAATGCGCTATGGATTCGGCGATGGCGTCTACGGCAGCGAGACGGCGATGGCACCGCGCGTCGGCAGCCGGGCCGAAGACGACGGCTACCTGGTCACCCTGACCACCGACATGACCGCGGACGCCTCCTATTGCCTGGTGTTCGACGCCGCCCGGATACCGGACGGTCCGGTGTGCAAACTTCAACTGCCGGAACGAATCTCCAGCGGGACCCATTCCACCTGGGTGGCTGGTGATGCACTGCGCCAGTGGCATACCAGCGATTCGGCCGCCGAGGCGATCGGACTGTAG
- a CDS encoding acetyl-CoA acetyltransferase: protein MAGNVWILGGYQSDFARNLTREGRDYASLTREVVDLTLAESMIDAADIGVVHVANAFGEMFARQGHLGAMPATVHDGLWDTPATRHEAACASGSVAALAAMADLRAGNYRTALVVGVELEKTVPGDTAAAYLGAAAWTGHEGADTKYLWPSMFAEVADEYDRRFGIDDAHLHAIAALNFGNARRNPNAQTRDWEIPDLVSHGSDDAVNPPTEGRIRRYDCSQMTDGGAGVVLVNDDFLRDHPGVRPIGLIEGWGHRTVGLGLRQKLDRDAASPYVLPHVRAAVHDAFARAGIGLDDLDGIEVHDCFTPSEYLAIDHIGLTGPGESWKAIENGEIEIGGRLPINPSGGLIGGGHPVGASGIRMMLDAAKQVSHLAGDYQVDGARRFGTLNFGGSTATTVSFMIRSADDEH, encoded by the coding sequence GTGGCAGGCAATGTCTGGATCCTCGGTGGCTACCAGAGCGACTTCGCTCGCAATCTCACCCGGGAAGGCCGCGACTACGCATCGCTCACACGTGAGGTCGTCGACCTCACGCTGGCCGAGTCGATGATTGACGCCGCCGACATCGGCGTCGTACACGTGGCCAACGCCTTCGGCGAGATGTTCGCCCGGCAGGGCCACCTCGGCGCCATGCCCGCCACCGTCCACGACGGACTGTGGGACACCCCGGCCACCCGGCACGAAGCGGCGTGCGCTTCGGGCAGCGTGGCAGCGCTGGCGGCGATGGCCGACCTGCGGGCCGGCAACTATCGCACCGCACTCGTGGTCGGTGTCGAGTTGGAGAAGACCGTGCCCGGCGATACCGCGGCCGCCTACCTCGGCGCTGCGGCCTGGACCGGCCACGAGGGCGCGGACACGAAGTACCTGTGGCCGTCGATGTTCGCCGAAGTCGCCGACGAATACGACCGGCGCTTCGGCATCGATGACGCTCACCTGCATGCGATCGCCGCACTCAACTTCGGCAACGCCCGGCGCAACCCCAACGCCCAGACCAGGGATTGGGAGATTCCCGATCTGGTGTCACACGGCAGCGACGACGCCGTCAACCCACCGACCGAGGGGCGCATCCGCCGCTACGACTGCAGCCAGATGACCGACGGCGGCGCCGGCGTCGTCCTGGTCAACGACGACTTCCTGCGGGATCACCCGGGTGTGCGTCCGATCGGGCTGATCGAGGGCTGGGGCCACCGCACGGTGGGACTGGGATTGCGGCAGAAGCTCGATCGCGACGCCGCGAGCCCCTACGTGCTGCCGCACGTCCGCGCCGCCGTGCACGACGCGTTCGCCCGGGCCGGCATCGGCCTCGACGATCTCGACGGCATCGAGGTGCACGACTGCTTCACCCCGAGCGAGTACCTGGCCATCGACCACATCGGCCTCACCGGGCCTGGCGAGTCGTGGAAGGCAATCGAGAACGGCGAGATCGAAATCGGCGGGCGCCTGCCGATCAATCCGAGCGGCGGTCTGATCGGTGGTGGCCACCCGGTGGGTGCATCGGGTATCCGGATGATGCTGGACGCAGCCAAACAGGTCAGCCACCTCGCCGGTGACTACCAAGTCGACGGGGCACGGCGCTTCGGCACCCTGAATTTCGGCGGTAGCACCGCCACCACAGTTAGTTTCATGATCAGATCGGCAGACGATGAACACTGA
- a CDS encoding GAF and ANTAR domain-containing protein: MTSLNHDLALRMAELARATALPRDVDEILAGVTAAATEMIPGTDTCGVLLIGKGGKFESLFGTSDLIYKIDALQEACGEGPCVEAALAESIVRTDDFATERRWPKYSRAAAELGVRSGLSFKLYTSSSTAGALNLFGLKPEAFDAQSEVIGSVLAAHAASAIIASRHGEQLESALANRDTIGQAKGVIMERFNVDAMRAFEMLRELSQTTNTRLVDIAVRVIESRGN; the protein is encoded by the coding sequence ATGACTTCGCTCAACCATGATCTGGCGCTGCGGATGGCCGAGCTCGCTCGGGCCACCGCGTTGCCTCGCGATGTCGACGAGATCCTCGCCGGAGTGACTGCCGCAGCGACTGAAATGATTCCCGGCACCGATACCTGCGGCGTGCTGTTGATCGGCAAGGGCGGCAAGTTCGAATCGCTGTTCGGTACATCAGATTTGATCTACAAGATCGACGCGCTACAAGAAGCCTGCGGGGAGGGGCCGTGCGTCGAGGCTGCGCTCGCCGAGTCGATCGTGCGCACCGACGACTTCGCCACTGAACGGCGCTGGCCCAAGTACAGTCGCGCCGCCGCCGAGCTCGGAGTCCGCAGCGGATTGTCGTTCAAGCTCTACACCAGCTCGAGTACGGCAGGCGCGCTGAATCTGTTCGGCCTGAAGCCAGAGGCGTTCGACGCACAATCCGAGGTGATCGGGTCGGTGCTGGCCGCTCACGCCGCATCGGCCATCATCGCCAGCCGCCACGGCGAGCAGCTGGAGTCCGCATTGGCCAACCGGGACACCATTGGACAGGCCAAGGGGGTGATCATGGAGCGGTTCAACGTCGACGCGATGCGGGCGTTCGAGATGCTGCGTGAGCTGTCCCAGACCACCAACACCCGGCTGGTCGATATCGCGGTTCGGGTGATCGAGTCTCGCGGAAATTAG
- a CDS encoding GGDEF domain-containing protein, giving the protein MPIAMTWLAVAGGVAGAVLWILRFPTQRQSVAFAVVTNASIALACLAYPGPLPSVIGCIAFATIGAYIAFFHSTGFVLYNFAVAAVVATIGVTRMAAAGHPVLAVVDWWLVIQVNIALPLAIQVMVRALGADLLRAERDPLTGLLNRRTFHHATSGLIAAGRSADAHLLMALIDLDKFKLVNDRYGHAAGDEALVHVAAAIAQAAGDKAVIARSGGEEFLVATTSATADCHELAQQVCTAIAESPAGVTASVGTTAVRLGDIDGDDKALVDWLVATADWAMYRAKRAGGNGFRHQGTSPMGQRPPEFGGGVSQTA; this is encoded by the coding sequence GTGCCGATCGCGATGACCTGGCTGGCGGTCGCGGGCGGGGTCGCCGGGGCGGTCCTGTGGATTCTGCGTTTTCCGACCCAACGTCAGTCGGTGGCTTTCGCCGTGGTCACCAATGCCTCCATCGCGCTGGCATGTCTGGCCTACCCGGGGCCGTTGCCCTCAGTGATCGGCTGCATCGCCTTTGCCACCATCGGGGCCTACATCGCGTTCTTCCACAGCACGGGATTCGTCCTCTACAACTTCGCTGTGGCGGCGGTTGTCGCAACGATCGGGGTGACGAGGATGGCTGCCGCCGGCCATCCCGTGCTTGCGGTGGTGGACTGGTGGCTCGTCATCCAGGTCAATATCGCGCTGCCCCTGGCGATCCAGGTCATGGTCCGCGCTCTCGGGGCGGATCTGCTGCGTGCTGAACGTGACCCGCTTACCGGATTGCTCAACCGGCGGACCTTCCACCACGCGACGTCCGGTCTGATCGCGGCGGGCCGCAGTGCCGATGCCCATCTGTTGATGGCGTTGATCGACCTGGACAAGTTCAAGTTGGTCAATGACCGCTATGGGCACGCGGCAGGTGATGAGGCCTTGGTACACGTCGCGGCGGCGATCGCCCAGGCTGCCGGTGACAAGGCGGTTATCGCGCGCAGTGGCGGCGAAGAGTTCCTGGTTGCCACCACGTCGGCGACCGCAGACTGTCACGAGCTGGCCCAGCAGGTGTGCACCGCCATCGCCGAGTCGCCGGCCGGGGTCACTGCCAGTGTCGGCACCACGGCGGTGCGGCTGGGGGACATCGACGGTGACGACAAAGCTCTCGTCGACTGGCTCGTCGCCACCGCCGACTGGGCGATGTACCGCGCCAAGCGCGCCGGCGGCAACGGGTTCCGTCACCAGGGCACCAGCCCCATGGGCCAGCGGCCGCCGGAGTTCGGCGGCGGCGTGAGCCAAACGGCCTAG
- a CDS encoding helix-turn-helix domain-containing protein has translation MSQQDFSKGVVEQANNGSADSGPNDKIDDEDYPAYSMGSAAQILGTTPGFLRSLDEAKLLTPQRSVGGHRRYTRYQLRIAARARELVDQGTALDAACRIIILEDQLAEAQAINAALHRSLDNQSDPRGQHPS, from the coding sequence ATGAGCCAGCAAGACTTTTCGAAAGGCGTTGTGGAACAAGCGAATAACGGCTCTGCCGACAGTGGCCCGAACGACAAGATCGATGACGAGGACTACCCCGCATACAGCATGGGGAGCGCCGCCCAAATCCTGGGAACCACCCCTGGATTCCTGCGCAGCCTCGACGAGGCGAAACTGCTCACACCACAACGCTCCGTGGGCGGGCACCGCCGTTACACCCGCTATCAACTGCGGATCGCGGCCAGAGCCCGCGAACTCGTTGACCAGGGCACCGCTCTGGATGCCGCGTGCCGCATCATCATCCTCGAAGACCAACTCGCAGAAGCCCAGGCCATCAACGCCGCACTTCACCGCAGCCTCGACAACCAGTCCGACCCCCGCGGCCAACACCCGTCCTAA
- a CDS encoding LLM class F420-dependent oxidoreductase codes for MVRDFRFGIGVRSVKSAQKLRDTVRRFEDLGFDVLHVPDHLGRFGVPAPFPTMVAAAEYSKTMRVGTFVINAAFYKPAILARDAIAVDVLSEGRLDLGLGTGYVREEFEAAEMPYPSAGERVDHLRHTTKYFKETAPSIPILIAGNGDRVLRIAAEHADIIGLTGGGVPEYPGHDPLAERINFVRGQAGERFDDLELNIAITGVPTDSSGVPDLALTRGYAPDATEEQLLALPTVLTGTPRDIADTLRARRDIYGITYFTVQDYHAEYFAKVIAELR; via the coding sequence ATGGTCAGAGACTTTCGCTTCGGCATCGGCGTGCGTTCGGTCAAGTCGGCGCAAAAGCTCCGTGACACGGTGCGACGGTTCGAGGACTTGGGCTTCGACGTCCTGCACGTCCCGGACCATCTCGGCCGCTTCGGGGTCCCCGCGCCATTTCCCACCATGGTGGCCGCAGCCGAGTATTCCAAGACCATGCGGGTGGGCACCTTCGTGATCAACGCGGCGTTCTACAAGCCCGCGATCCTGGCCCGTGACGCCATCGCCGTCGACGTCCTGAGCGAGGGTCGCCTCGATCTGGGGCTGGGCACCGGCTATGTGCGCGAGGAGTTCGAGGCCGCCGAAATGCCGTACCCGAGCGCCGGGGAACGGGTCGACCACCTGCGGCACACCACCAAGTACTTCAAGGAGACCGCCCCGTCGATCCCAATCCTGATCGCGGGCAACGGCGATCGGGTGCTGCGGATCGCGGCCGAGCACGCCGACATCATCGGGCTCACCGGTGGTGGGGTGCCCGAGTATCCCGGCCACGATCCGCTGGCCGAGCGCATCAACTTCGTCCGGGGGCAGGCCGGCGAACGGTTCGACGACCTCGAACTCAACATCGCGATCACCGGAGTGCCGACCGATTCCTCCGGTGTCCCGGATCTCGCCCTGACCCGCGGCTACGCCCCCGACGCCACCGAGGAACAGCTGCTGGCGCTGCCCACCGTGCTGACCGGCACCCCGCGCGATATCGCCGACACCCTGCGGGCCCGGCGCGACATCTACGGGATCACCTACTTCACCGTGCAGGACTACCACGCGGAGTACTTCGCCAAGGTCATCGCCGAGCTGCGCTGA